One region of Gossypium raimondii isolate GPD5lz chromosome 6, ASM2569854v1, whole genome shotgun sequence genomic DNA includes:
- the LOC105773825 gene encoding putative HVA22-like protein g isoform X1 — protein sequence MIGSFLSRGLVMVFGYAYPAYECYKTVELNRPEVEQLRFWCQYWILVAVLTVCERIGDAFISWVPMYSEAKLVFFIYLWYPKTRGTTYVYDSFFRPYVAKHENEIDRNLLELRTRAGDMAVLYWQRAASYGQTRIFDILQYVASQSTPRPRPAQNPQAQGPRARQPSGMPNRQPSNKAQPAQPEDEEPPSPTSSTSSTQHQKEVAEEVGPSKVPSQVGPSKVPRQVGPSKAPSQVSKPATPSASSNSQKADTASESTNQPAEIDAEATQIESVPLSAGNGSTDLPPKETLMEESIGIARGRIRKTRSTTR from the exons ATGATTGGATCCTTTCTCAGCAGAGGACTTGT GATGGTTTTTGGCTATGCGTACCCAGCCTACGAGTGTTACAAGACTGTTGAATTAAATAGGCCCGAGGTTGAGCAGCTGCGCTTTTGGTGCCAGTACTG GATACTGGTGGCTGTTTTAACAGTTTGTGAGAGAATTGGTGATGCATTTATATCATG GGTTCCAATGTACAGTGAAGCTAAGTTGGTATTCTTTATATATCTGTGGTATCCTAAAACGAGG ggAACTACTTATGTGTATGACTCCTTCTTCAGACCATATGTTGCAAagcatgaaaatgaaattgaccGTAATTTGTTAGAACTAAGGACTAGAGCTGGAGATATGGCTGTTCTTTACTGGCAAAGAGCAGCAAGCTATGGTCAGACAAGAATTTTTGACATCCTGCAGTATGTTGCTTCACAGTCAACCCCCAGACCTCGCCCTGCTCAG AATCCGCAGGCTCAAGGTCCCAGGGCCCGTCAACCATCTGGCATGCCTAACCGTCAACCATCTAATAAAGCACAACCAGCACAACCGGAGGACGAAGAACCACCTTCTCCGACATCTAGCACGTCTTCAACTCAACACCAAAAGGAAGTGGCTGAAGAGGTGGGACCTTCGAAGGTGCCTTCACAGGTGGGACCTTCAAAGGTGCCTCGGCAGGTGGGACCTTCAAAGGCGCCTTCGCAGGTGTCTAAACCAGCTACCCCATCAGCATCCTCGAATAGCCAAAAAGCAGATACTGCATCGGAAAGTACCAACCAGCCTGCAGAAATTGATGCAGAAGCAACAcaaattgaatcagtgccacTTTCTGCAGGAAATGGAAGCACAGACCTTCCTCCAAAAGAGACTCTGATGGAAGAAAGCATTGGAATCGCGCGTGGTAGGATAAGGAAAACCCGATCCACAACCCgttaa
- the LOC105773825 gene encoding HVA22-like protein i isoform X2, with amino-acid sequence MIGSFLSRGLVMVFGYAYPAYECYKTVELNRPEVEQLRFWCQYWILVAVLTVCERIGDAFISWVPMYSEAKLVFFIYLWYPKTRGTTYVYDSFFRPYVAKHENEIDRNLLELRTRAGDMAVLYWQRAASYGQTRIFDILQYVASQSTPRPRPAQAQGPRARQPSGMPNRQPSNKAQPAQPEDEEPPSPTSSTSSTQHQKEVAEEVGPSKVPSQVGPSKVPRQVGPSKAPSQVSKPATPSASSNSQKADTASESTNQPAEIDAEATQIESVPLSAGNGSTDLPPKETLMEESIGIARGRIRKTRSTTR; translated from the exons ATGATTGGATCCTTTCTCAGCAGAGGACTTGT GATGGTTTTTGGCTATGCGTACCCAGCCTACGAGTGTTACAAGACTGTTGAATTAAATAGGCCCGAGGTTGAGCAGCTGCGCTTTTGGTGCCAGTACTG GATACTGGTGGCTGTTTTAACAGTTTGTGAGAGAATTGGTGATGCATTTATATCATG GGTTCCAATGTACAGTGAAGCTAAGTTGGTATTCTTTATATATCTGTGGTATCCTAAAACGAGG ggAACTACTTATGTGTATGACTCCTTCTTCAGACCATATGTTGCAAagcatgaaaatgaaattgaccGTAATTTGTTAGAACTAAGGACTAGAGCTGGAGATATGGCTGTTCTTTACTGGCAAAGAGCAGCAAGCTATGGTCAGACAAGAATTTTTGACATCCTGCAGTATGTTGCTTCACAGTCAACCCCCAGACCTCGCCCTGCTCAG GCTCAAGGTCCCAGGGCCCGTCAACCATCTGGCATGCCTAACCGTCAACCATCTAATAAAGCACAACCAGCACAACCGGAGGACGAAGAACCACCTTCTCCGACATCTAGCACGTCTTCAACTCAACACCAAAAGGAAGTGGCTGAAGAGGTGGGACCTTCGAAGGTGCCTTCACAGGTGGGACCTTCAAAGGTGCCTCGGCAGGTGGGACCTTCAAAGGCGCCTTCGCAGGTGTCTAAACCAGCTACCCCATCAGCATCCTCGAATAGCCAAAAAGCAGATACTGCATCGGAAAGTACCAACCAGCCTGCAGAAATTGATGCAGAAGCAACAcaaattgaatcagtgccacTTTCTGCAGGAAATGGAAGCACAGACCTTCCTCCAAAAGAGACTCTGATGGAAGAAAGCATTGGAATCGCGCGTGGTAGGATAAGGAAAACCCGATCCACAACCCgttaa